A single genomic interval of Alligator mississippiensis isolate rAllMis1 chromosome 15, rAllMis1, whole genome shotgun sequence harbors:
- the TARS2 gene encoding threonine--tRNA ligase, mitochondrial isoform X1, translating into MGLLAACARRLAGSGAGPGRRRHHVAGVLTPRIAERLRLYAELKAAQAQRQAEARGPIRVVLPDGRHLEGEAGRTTPYEIAARISRDLAEEAVAARVNGALYDLERPLEGDATLDFLHFDSPEGQAVFWHSSAHVLGAAAEQLYGALLCHGPSTESGFFYDMDLGGRTVLSSDLTVLEEACHVLVQEQHPFERLEVPCDALRELFKDNKFKLQIIETQVKMPTSTVYRCGPLIDLCRGPHLRHTGQIQALKVLKSSAAFWGGDPAGESLQRVYGISFPTAARLAHWEQQQEEAAKRDHRRIGREQELFFFHELSPGSCFFLPRGTHICNALIDFIKSEYWRRGFTEVVTPNVYNVQLWERSGHWQHYSQHMFSFQANGQTLALKPMNCPAHCLMFAHRPRSWRELPLRLADFGALHRHEPSGTLSGLTRLHRFQQDDAHIFCTLDQLASEISGCLDFVHTIYSALGFTARFYLSTRPEGFLGDVNVWDQAEQHLERSLNDFGQPWELNPGDGAFYGPKIDIQIQDALGRYHQCATIQLDFQMPARFDLAYVSQDGTMQERPVMIHRAVLGSVERMLAILAESYGGKWPLWLSPLQVMVIPVGPDVESYACEVHSTLRQMGFMADLDIDLGTTLSRKVRRAQLAHYNFQLVVGRKELLSRTVNVRTRNAAPLGERSLQEVLGRLQELRDARVPNAEELF; encoded by the exons ATGGGGCTGCTCGCGGCCTGCGCGCGGCGCCTGgcggggagcggggccgggccgggccgccgcCGACACCACGTG GCTGGCGTCCTCACGCCCCGCATTGCCGAGCGGCTGCGGCTCTACGCGGAGCTGAAGGCGGCCCAGGCCCAGCGACAGGCCGAGGCGCGGGGGCCCATCCGCGTGGTGCTGCCCGATGGCCGGCACCTGGAGGGCGAGGCCGGGCGCACGACGCCCTACGAGATCGCTGCGCGCATCAG cagggacctggccgaagaggcagtggcagcacgggTGAACGGGGCCCTGTATGACCTGGAGCGCCCGCTTGAGGGAGACGCCACCCTCGACTTCCTCCACTTTGACTCCCcggaggggcaggca GTGTTCTGGCACTCAAGCGCCCATGTGCTGGGcgctgctgcagagcagctctatggggccctgctctgccatgggCCCAGTACCGAGAGCGGCTTCTTCTACGACATGGACTTGGGCGGCCG GACTGTGCTGAGCAGCGACCTGACGGTGCTGGAAGAAGCCTGCCACGTgctggtgcaggagcagcaccccTTTGAGCGGCTGGAGGTGCCCTGCGACGCCCTGCGGGAGCTGTTCAAG GACAACAAGTTCAAGCTGCAAATAATTGAGACACAGGTGAAGATGCCAACGAGCACAGTCTACAG GTGTGGGCCCCTCATTGACCTGTGCCGTGGCCCCCACCTCCGGCACACAGGGCAGATCCAGGCGCTGAAGGTCCTGAAG AGCTCGGCTGCCTTCTGGGGTGGGGACCCTGCTGGGGAGTCCTTGCAGCGGGTCTATGGCatctccttccccactgctgcccgcctggcccactgggagcagcagcaggaggaggctgcCAAGCGGGACCATCGGCGCATCGGCAGG GAGCAGGAGCTATTCTTCTTTCATGAGCTCAGTCCCGGCAGCTGCTTCTTCCTGCCCAGGGGCACCCACATCTGCAACGCCCTGATTGACTTCATCAAG agcgAGTACTGGCGGCGTGGCTTCACGGAGGTGGTGACCCCCAACGTGTACAATGTGCAGCTGTGGGAGCGCtcggggcactggcagcactacAGCCAGCACATGTTCTCCTTCCAGGCCAACGGCCAGACCTTGGCACTCAAGCCCATGAATTGCCCTGCGCACTG CCTGATGTTCGCCCACCGGCCGCGGTCGTGGCGGGAGCTGCCGCTGCGCCTGGCTGACTTCGGGGCACTGCACCGGCATGAGCCCTCAGGCACCCTCAGTGGCCTGACACGGCTGCATCGCTTCCAGCAGGATGATGCCCACATCTTCTGCACCTTGGACCAG ctggccaGTGAGATCAGCGGCTGCCTGGACTTCGTGCACACGATCTACTCGGCACTGGGCTTCACCGCCCGCTTCTACCTCTCCACACGCCCTGAGGGCTTCCTGGGTGATGTCAATGTGTGGGACCAGGCTGAGCAG CACCTGGAGCGGAGCCTCAATGACTTcgggcagccctgggagctgaATCCAGGAGATGGGGCCTTCTATGGACCCAAG ATTGACATCCAGATCCAGGATGCCCTGGGCCGCTACCACCAATGTGCTACCATCCAGCTGGACTTCCAGATGCCTGCACGCTTTGACTTGGCCTATGTCAG CCAAGATGGCACCATGCAGGAGCGGCCTGTGATGATCCACCGAGCGGTGCTGGGCTCCGTGGAGCGGATGCTGGCCATCCTAGCCGAGAGCTATGGTGGGAAGTG GCCCCTGTGGCTGTCGCCCCTGCAGGTCATGGTGATCCCAGTGGGCCCCGACGTGGAGAGCTATGCCTGTGAG GTCCACAGCACCCTCCGCCAGATGGGATTCATGGCTGACCTAGACATTGACCTTGGAACCACGCTGAGCCGCAAAGTGCGCCGGGCACAGCTGGCCCACTACAACTTCCAGCTGG TGGTCGGCAGGAAGGAGCTGTTGAGCCGCACGGTGAATGTGCGGACGCGGAACGCCGCGCCACTGGGGGAGCGCAGCCTGCAAGAGGTGCTGGGGCGGCTGCAGGAGCTGCGGGACGCGCGGGTGCCCAATGCTGAAGAGCTGTTCTGA
- the TARS2 gene encoding threonine--tRNA ligase, mitochondrial isoform X2 has product MGLLAACARRLAGSGAGPGRRRHHVAGVLTPRIAERLRLYAELKAAQAQRQAEARGPIRVVLPDGRHLEGEAGRTTPYEIAARISRDLAEEAVAARVNGALYDLERPLEGDATLDFLHFDSPEGQAVFWHSSAHVLGAAAEQLYGALLCHGPSTESGFFYDMDLGGRTVLSSDLTVLEEACHVLVQEQHPFERLEVPCDALRELFKDNKFKLQIIETQVKMPTSTVYRCGPLIDLCRGPHLRHTGQIQALKVLKSSAAFWGGDPAGESLQRVYGISFPTAARLAHWEQQQEEAAKRDHRRIGREQELFFFHELSPGSCFFLPRGTHICNALIDFIKSEYWRRGFTEVVTPNVYNVQLWERSGHWQHYSQHMFSFQANGQTLALKPMNCPAHCLMFAHRPRSWRELPLRLADFGALHRHEPSGTLSGLTRLHRFQQDDAHIFCTLDQLASEISGCLDFVHTIYSALGFTARFYLSTRPEGFLGDVNVWDQAEQHLERSLNDFGQPWELNPGDGAFYGPKIDIQIQDALGRYHQCATIQLDFQMPARFDLAYVSQDGTMQERPVMIHRAVLGSVERMLAILAESYGPCGCRPCRSW; this is encoded by the exons ATGGGGCTGCTCGCGGCCTGCGCGCGGCGCCTGgcggggagcggggccgggccgggccgccgcCGACACCACGTG GCTGGCGTCCTCACGCCCCGCATTGCCGAGCGGCTGCGGCTCTACGCGGAGCTGAAGGCGGCCCAGGCCCAGCGACAGGCCGAGGCGCGGGGGCCCATCCGCGTGGTGCTGCCCGATGGCCGGCACCTGGAGGGCGAGGCCGGGCGCACGACGCCCTACGAGATCGCTGCGCGCATCAG cagggacctggccgaagaggcagtggcagcacgggTGAACGGGGCCCTGTATGACCTGGAGCGCCCGCTTGAGGGAGACGCCACCCTCGACTTCCTCCACTTTGACTCCCcggaggggcaggca GTGTTCTGGCACTCAAGCGCCCATGTGCTGGGcgctgctgcagagcagctctatggggccctgctctgccatgggCCCAGTACCGAGAGCGGCTTCTTCTACGACATGGACTTGGGCGGCCG GACTGTGCTGAGCAGCGACCTGACGGTGCTGGAAGAAGCCTGCCACGTgctggtgcaggagcagcaccccTTTGAGCGGCTGGAGGTGCCCTGCGACGCCCTGCGGGAGCTGTTCAAG GACAACAAGTTCAAGCTGCAAATAATTGAGACACAGGTGAAGATGCCAACGAGCACAGTCTACAG GTGTGGGCCCCTCATTGACCTGTGCCGTGGCCCCCACCTCCGGCACACAGGGCAGATCCAGGCGCTGAAGGTCCTGAAG AGCTCGGCTGCCTTCTGGGGTGGGGACCCTGCTGGGGAGTCCTTGCAGCGGGTCTATGGCatctccttccccactgctgcccgcctggcccactgggagcagcagcaggaggaggctgcCAAGCGGGACCATCGGCGCATCGGCAGG GAGCAGGAGCTATTCTTCTTTCATGAGCTCAGTCCCGGCAGCTGCTTCTTCCTGCCCAGGGGCACCCACATCTGCAACGCCCTGATTGACTTCATCAAG agcgAGTACTGGCGGCGTGGCTTCACGGAGGTGGTGACCCCCAACGTGTACAATGTGCAGCTGTGGGAGCGCtcggggcactggcagcactacAGCCAGCACATGTTCTCCTTCCAGGCCAACGGCCAGACCTTGGCACTCAAGCCCATGAATTGCCCTGCGCACTG CCTGATGTTCGCCCACCGGCCGCGGTCGTGGCGGGAGCTGCCGCTGCGCCTGGCTGACTTCGGGGCACTGCACCGGCATGAGCCCTCAGGCACCCTCAGTGGCCTGACACGGCTGCATCGCTTCCAGCAGGATGATGCCCACATCTTCTGCACCTTGGACCAG ctggccaGTGAGATCAGCGGCTGCCTGGACTTCGTGCACACGATCTACTCGGCACTGGGCTTCACCGCCCGCTTCTACCTCTCCACACGCCCTGAGGGCTTCCTGGGTGATGTCAATGTGTGGGACCAGGCTGAGCAG CACCTGGAGCGGAGCCTCAATGACTTcgggcagccctgggagctgaATCCAGGAGATGGGGCCTTCTATGGACCCAAG ATTGACATCCAGATCCAGGATGCCCTGGGCCGCTACCACCAATGTGCTACCATCCAGCTGGACTTCCAGATGCCTGCACGCTTTGACTTGGCCTATGTCAG CCAAGATGGCACCATGCAGGAGCGGCCTGTGATGATCCACCGAGCGGTGCTGGGCTCCGTGGAGCGGATGCTGGCCATCCTAGCCGAGAGCTATG GCCCCTGTGGCTGTCGCCCCTGCAGGTCATGGTGA